The following DNA comes from Rhodopseudomonas boonkerdii.
GCCAAGCCCGGTCCACAGAAGCAGCGCGGTCGCCTCACCGTCGTCACCGCGCTGTCGGCTGACGATGTGCGTGAGCGCTCGGTCGCGTCGTTCCGTCGCCGTACCCAGCGTCTCAAGGGTCATCAATCGAACGAGCCGAAGGAAAAGCTCGTCCGCGAAGTGACGATCCCGGAAGCGATCACCATTCAGGAACTCGCGAACCGCATGGCGGAGCGTGCGGTGGACATCATCCGCATGCTGATGAAGCAGGGCGCGATGCACAAGATCACCGACGTGATCGATGCCGATACGGCGCAGCTCATCGCTGAAGAACTCGGCCACACCGTCAAGCGCGTCGCCGCGTCGGACGTCGAGGAAGGTCTGTTCGATGTCGTGGACGATTCCACCGATACCGAGCCGCGTTCGCCGGTGGTCACCGTCATGGGCCATGTCGACCATGGCAAGACGTCGCTGCTCGACGCGCTGCGTCAGGCGAATGTTGTGTCGGGTGAAGCCGGTGGCATCACCCAGCATATCGGCGCCTATCAGGTCACTTCGCCGCTCGGTGGCAAGATCACCTTCATCGATACGCCCGGCCACGCCGCGTTCACCGCGATGCGCGCCCGCGGCGCCAAGGTCACCGACATCGTCATCCTCGTGGTGGCGGCCGATGACGGCGTGATGCCGCAGACCATCGAAGCCATCAACCACGCGAAGGCGGCGGGCGTGCCGATGATTGTGGCGATCAACAAGATCGACAAGCCCGATGCCAAGCCGGAACGCGTGCGTACCGAACTGCTGCAGCATGACGTGCAGGTTGAATCGTTCGGCGGCGACGTCGTCGACGTGGAAGTGTCGGCGAAGAACAAGACCAATCTCGACAAACTGCTCGAGATGATCTCGCTGCAGGCGGAAATCCTCGATCTGAAGACCAATTCGGAGCGTCCGGCCGAAGGTACCGTCATCGAAGCGAAGCTCGATCGCGGCCGTGGTCCGGTGGCTACCGTGCTGGTTCAGCGCGGCACCCTGCGCGTGGGCGACATCATCGTCGCCGGCGCCGAAATGGGCCGTGTCCGCGCGCTGATCTCCGATCAGGGCGATACGCTGCAGGAAGCCGGTCCCTCGGTGCCGGTGGAAGTGCTCGGCTTCAATGGTCCGCCGGAAGCCGGTGATCGTATGGCCGTGGTCGAGAACGAGGCCCGCGCCCGCCAGATCACCGATTACCGCACCCATCAGAAGCGCGAGAAGCTGGCCGCATCCGCCTCCGGCATGCGCGGCTCGCTCGAGCAGATGATGAGCCAGCTCAAGACATCGGGCCGCAAGGACTTCCCGCTGGTCGTCAAGGCCGACGTGCAGGGCTCGCTCGAAGCGATCCTCGGTTCGCTGGAGAAGCTTGGCACGGACGAAGTTGCCGCGCGCATCCTGCATGCGGGTGTCGGCGGTATCTCGGAATCGGACGTCACGCTGGCGGAAGGTTTCAACGCCGCGATCATCGGCTTCTCGGTTCGAGCGAACAAGGAAGCTGCGGCGCTCGCCAAGCGCAACGGCATCGAGATCCGCTACTACAACATCATCTACGATCTCGTGGATGACGTGAAAAAGGCCATGTCCGGCTTGCTCGCGCCGACGCTGCGCGAAACCATGCTGGGCAATGCGCAGATCCTCGAAGTGTTCAACATTTCGAAGGTCGGCAAGGTCGCGGGTTGCCGCGTCACCGACGGCACCGTGGAACGCGGCGCCAATGTGCGCCTGATCCGCGACAACGTCGTCGTACACGAAGGCAAGCTGTCGACGTTGAAGCGCTTCAAGGACGAAGTGAAGGAAGTGGCGTCAGGCCAGGAATGCGGCATGGCGTTCGAGAACTATTCCGACATGCGTGTCGGCGACGTGATCGAGTGTTATCGCATCGAGACCATCCAGCGCTCGCTGTAAGTCCAAGTCTTACAGAGAGCCGGATTTGAGTGAGGCGTCATGCCCGGCAAGTGCCGGGCATCCACGTCTTTGATTTTTCACAGAACAGGCGTGGATGGCCGGGATAACCCGGCCATGGCGTCGTTTATTGTTGGCTAGGAAAGATGCCCAAGCATCACAAGAAGACGGCGACGCCGGGCGGCTCGCAGCGTCAGTTGCGTGTCGGCGAACTGATGCGCCACGCGATCGCCGATATCCTTGCGCAGGGTGGGGTCTACGATCCCGTCCTGCAGAGCAACATCGTCACCGTGCCGGAGGTGCGGATGTCCCCGGATCTCAAGCTCGCCACCGTCTATGTCATGCCGCTCGGCGGCAAGAACACCGAGCCGGTGCTGAAAGCTCTGGCGGCGAACAAGACGTTTCTGCGCACCGAAGCGGCGCATCGCGTGAACCTGAAATACGCGCCCGATCTGCGCTTCCGCATTGATGAGCGTTTCGACGAAGCCGAACGCATCGACAAACTCCTGCGCACCCCCGCGGTAGCGCGTGACCTCAAACAAGACTCGGATAACGAAGAATGACTGTGACGACGACCAAGACCGAACATGGCCTTGAGGTAAGCCCGCTTCCGCAGGCGCCGCGCGGCAATAACGATCCGCGCCACCAGCAGGGCCGTCAGCGCCAGGGTCAGGTGCGTCGCGACAAGCGCGACGTCCATGGCTGGGTCATTCTCGACAAGCCCATCGGCATGACCTCGACCCAGGCGGTCGCTGTCGCCAAGCGGCTGTTTCAGGCCAAGCGCGCCGGTCATGCCGGCACCCTCGATCCGCTCGCCTCCGGCGGCCTGCCGATCGCGCTAGGCGAGGCCACAAAGACGGTTCCCTTCGTGATGGACGGCCGCAAGCGCTATCGCTTCACCGTCGCATGGGGCGCCGAACGCGATACCGACGACACCGAAGGTCGCGTCACCCAGACCTCCGACGCTCGGCCAACGGCCGACCAGATCCGGGCCCTGCTGCCGCAATTTACCGGCGAGATCGAACAGATCCCTCCGCAATATTCGGCCATCAAGATCCAGGGCGAGCGTGCCTATGACCTTGCGCGCGACGGCGAGGTTGTCCCGCTGGTGCCGCGTCCCGTCGTGATTCATGAATTAGTGCTGACAGAACAACCAGATAACGACCATGCCGTGTTCGAGGCCGAATGCGGCAAGGGCACCTATGTACGCGCGCTCGCCCGTGACATCGGCCGTCTGCTCGGCTGCTACGGCCATATCAGTGCGCTGCGTCGGACCCTGGTCGGTCCCTTCGCCGAGCCTGACATGATTCCACTGGCAGAATTGGAGGCTTTGTGCGATAGAGCCGCGTCTGGCGAGGGAAGCCTCGCCGACGCGCTACTGCCCGTTGAGACCGCGCTGGACGACATCCCGGCGCTGGCCGTCACACGGTCAGATGCGGCCAGGCTCCATCGGGGTCAGGCCGTCTTGTTGCGCGGACGGGATGCGCCTCATTGCAATGGCACGGTTTATGTCACGGTGTCGGGCCGGTTGCTGGCCCTCGCCGAACTCAGTAATGGCGAGCTCATCCCCAAGCGCGTGTTCAACCTTTCCGGATTGACTGCCAATCCGGTGCAAAAAGAAAGTCATTGACGATGTCGATTGCCGCAGAACGCAAAGCGGAAGTCATCAAGAACAGCGCCCTCAAGGCCGGCGATACCGGTTCGCCCGAGGTTCAGGTTGCCATCCTCTCGGAGCGCATCGCGAATCTCACCGAACACTTCAAGACCCACACCAAGGACAACCATTCCCGTCGTGGTCTGCTGAAGCTGGTGTCGACCCGTCGTTCGCTTCTCGATTACATCAAGAAGAAGGACGAGGCCCGCTACAAGGCCCTGCTCGAAAAGCACGGTATTCGCCGCTAAGCGAACCGACGCGCGCAGCTTCTGCGCGCGTTTTCGCATGGACGGTTTCACATAACCAAACCATGCCATCACGTAGTGCAGGCCACAGTGGCCCGCACGATAGCGTCCAGCGGCAATCCGGCGGCTGGGCGATGACGGGCAAGGAGCCCGTCGCGCGGTGCGAAGCCAGAAGCTTCGCCTGCGACCATCGGAAGGATGGACGTCATTCGAATTCCAGAGGCCAGAACTCCAGAAGGTTTGGCAGGATCGCCGGACGCTGACTTCGCGGTTGCGCGAGCAGCTTCTTGCCGTCTTGCGCAATCCTTCCGGATGTCTGGCCTTTGTTTTTTCGGCGCCGCGCCTTCCGTGAACCCATGAAAGATATCCAAGATGTTTAATCCTCATTCCGTCGAGATCGATTGGGGCGGCCGTCCGCTCAAGCTGGAAACCGGCAAGATCGCCCGCCAGGCTGATGGCGCGGTCATGGCCACCTATGGCGAGACCGTCGTGCTCGCCACCGTCGTGGCCGCGAAGGCGCCGCGCGATGGCGTCGACTTCCTGCCGCTCACTGTCGACTATCAGGAGAAGGCCTACGCAGCCGGTCGCATTCCCGGCGGTTACTTCAAGCGCGAAGGCCGTCCGACCGAGAAGGAAACGCTGGTTTCCCGCCTGATCGACCGCCCGATCCGCCCGTTGTTCGCCGAAGGCTGGCGCAACGAGACCCAGGTGATCGTCACCGTGCTCTCGCACGACATGGAGAACGATCCCGACGTGTTGTCGATGGTCGCTGCTTCCGCTGCCTTGACCCTGTCGGGCGCTCCGTTCAAAGGCCCGATCGGCGCCGCCCGCGTCGCCTTCCAGAACGACGAATACATCCTCAATCCGACCCTCGACGAGATGGCCGACACCCAGCTTGAGCTGGTCGTCGCCGGCACCGCCGATGCCGTGTTGATGGTGGAATCGGAAGCCAAGGAGCTTTCGGAAGAAATCATGCTCGGCGCCGTGATGTTCGGTCACCGCCACTTCCAGCCGG
Coding sequences within:
- the infB gene encoding translation initiation factor IF-2, whose product is MVDTKTPGDKTLSVPSKTLTLKPRVEQSTVRQSFSQGRSKQVVVEKRGKRRIPGESSTEAAAPAPAPAAPVAVAPAPAAPKAAPAPVAAAPAPAPAAPVRPAAPAAPAAPVRTSSSGAPARSSAPVAPSRSASPPPRGGSSRPQPPQRSGSGVVLRTLTEDERAARASALADARAREVEERRLAEEEAARRNTKEYKEQMEREAAEARRKAEEERHRQEEEAKRKAEAEAKRREAEAEAKAKAAARTVTTARAPIATTSGRPAVAADGSDEDEAPRVIRRPGSPARPVIAPKPAAKPGPQKQRGRLTVVTALSADDVRERSVASFRRRTQRLKGHQSNEPKEKLVREVTIPEAITIQELANRMAERAVDIIRMLMKQGAMHKITDVIDADTAQLIAEELGHTVKRVAASDVEEGLFDVVDDSTDTEPRSPVVTVMGHVDHGKTSLLDALRQANVVSGEAGGITQHIGAYQVTSPLGGKITFIDTPGHAAFTAMRARGAKVTDIVILVVAADDGVMPQTIEAINHAKAAGVPMIVAINKIDKPDAKPERVRTELLQHDVQVESFGGDVVDVEVSAKNKTNLDKLLEMISLQAEILDLKTNSERPAEGTVIEAKLDRGRGPVATVLVQRGTLRVGDIIVAGAEMGRVRALISDQGDTLQEAGPSVPVEVLGFNGPPEAGDRMAVVENEARARQITDYRTHQKREKLAASASGMRGSLEQMMSQLKTSGRKDFPLVVKADVQGSLEAILGSLEKLGTDEVAARILHAGVGGISESDVTLAEGFNAAIIGFSVRANKEAAALAKRNGIEIRYYNIIYDLVDDVKKAMSGLLAPTLRETMLGNAQILEVFNISKVGKVAGCRVTDGTVERGANVRLIRDNVVVHEGKLSTLKRFKDEVKEVASGQECGMAFENYSDMRVGDVIECYRIETIQRSL
- the rpsO gene encoding 30S ribosomal protein S15, with amino-acid sequence MSIAAERKAEVIKNSALKAGDTGSPEVQVAILSERIANLTEHFKTHTKDNHSRRGLLKLVSTRRSLLDYIKKKDEARYKALLEKHGIRR
- the truB gene encoding tRNA pseudouridine(55) synthase TruB, whose translation is MTVTTTKTEHGLEVSPLPQAPRGNNDPRHQQGRQRQGQVRRDKRDVHGWVILDKPIGMTSTQAVAVAKRLFQAKRAGHAGTLDPLASGGLPIALGEATKTVPFVMDGRKRYRFTVAWGAERDTDDTEGRVTQTSDARPTADQIRALLPQFTGEIEQIPPQYSAIKIQGERAYDLARDGEVVPLVPRPVVIHELVLTEQPDNDHAVFEAECGKGTYVRALARDIGRLLGCYGHISALRRTLVGPFAEPDMIPLAELEALCDRAASGEGSLADALLPVETALDDIPALAVTRSDAARLHRGQAVLLRGRDAPHCNGTVYVTVSGRLLALAELSNGELIPKRVFNLSGLTANPVQKESH
- the rbfA gene encoding 30S ribosome-binding factor RbfA; amino-acid sequence: MPKHHKKTATPGGSQRQLRVGELMRHAIADILAQGGVYDPVLQSNIVTVPEVRMSPDLKLATVYVMPLGGKNTEPVLKALAANKTFLRTEAAHRVNLKYAPDLRFRIDERFDEAERIDKLLRTPAVARDLKQDSDNEE